In Eschrichtius robustus isolate mEscRob2 chromosome 11, mEscRob2.pri, whole genome shotgun sequence, the following proteins share a genomic window:
- the NECTIN1 gene encoding nectin-1 isoform X3, translating to MARMGLAGAAGRWWGLALGLTAFFLPGAHTQVVQVNDSMYGFIGTDVVLHCSFANPLPGVKITQVTWQKATNGSKQNVAIYNPAMGVSVLAPYRERVEFLRPSFTDGTIRLSRLELEDEGVYICEFATFPAGNRESQLNLTVMAKPTNWIEGTQAVLRARKGQDDKVLVATCTSANGKPPSVVSWETRLKGEAEYQEIRNPNGTVTVISRYRLVPSRETHQQSLACIVNYHMDRFRESLTLNVQYEPEVTIEGFDGNWYLQRMDVKLKCKADANPPATEYHWTTLNGSLPKGVEAQNRTLFFRGPINYSLAGTYVCEATNPIGTRSGQVEVNITGQMGGRLSLLTS from the exons GCGCCCACACCCAGGTGGTCCAGGTGAACGACTCCATGTACGGTTTCATCGGCACGGACGTGGTGCTGCACTGCAGCTTCGCCAACCCGCTGCCCGGCGTGAAGATCACCCAGGTCACGTGGCAGAAGGCCACCAATGGCTCCAAGCAGAACGTGGCCATCTACAACCCGGCCATGGGCGTCTCGGTGCTGGCGCCCTACCGCGAGCGCGTGGAGTTCCTACGGCCCTCCTTCACAGATGGCACCATTCGCCTCTCCCGCCTGGAGCTGGAGGATGAGGGCGTCTACATCTGCGAGTTTGCCACCTTCCCTGCCGGCAATCGAGAGAGCCAGCTCAATCTCACTGTGATGG CCAAACCCACCAACTGGATAGAGGGCACCCAGGCAGTGCTTCGAGCCAGGAAGGGGCAGGATGACAAGGTCCTGGTGGCCACCTGCACCTCGGCCAATGGGAAGCCTCCCAGTGTGGTGTCCTGGGAAACGCGGCTGAAGGGTGAGGCGGAGTACCAGGAGATCCGGAACCCCAACGGCACGGTGACGGTCATCAGCCGCTACCGCCTGGTGCCCAGCCGGGAAACCCACCAGCAATCCCTGGCCTGCATCGTCAACTACCACATGGACCGCTTCCGGGAAAGCCTCACCCTCAATGTGCAGT ACGAGCCCGAGGTGACCATCGAGGGGTTTGATGGGAACTGGTACCTGCAGCGGATGGATGTGAAGCTCAAGTGCAAAGCTGATGCCAACCCCCCAGCCACCGAGTACCACTGGACCAC GCTGAATGGCTCCCTCCCCAAGGGTGTGGAGGCCCAGAACAGAACTCTCTTCTTCAGGGGACCTATCAACTACAGCCTGGCAGGAACCTACGTCTGTGAGGCCACCAACCCCATCGGCACCCGCTCAGGCCAGGTGGAGGTCAATATCACAG gGCAGATGGGAGGGAGACTCAGCCTCTTGACCTCTTAG